A window of the Cicer arietinum cultivar CDC Frontier isolate Library 1 chromosome 6, Cicar.CDCFrontier_v2.0, whole genome shotgun sequence genome harbors these coding sequences:
- the LOC101512232 gene encoding protein SODIUM POTASSIUM ROOT DEFECTIVE 3, with protein MKRMDMFCSSPASTEVIHQSSIMLRRSRSTKSYYEHERRKNQLHRAPCSSQLLLPINPKPYFEKHRKSSADKQVNNDTRRKSSVHVKDLSSNYPSVADSSRRYLLDDKPFIDWVSESNKMVSKLDDKTMSMDMKRKDSHALVKFSSSPLSSKDQVVVLRVSLHCRACEGKVRKHISKMEGVTSFSIEMETKKVTIVGNVTPSSVLESVSKVKSAQLWSSPTLSSSYFT; from the exons ATGAAACGAATGGACATGTTCTGTTCTTCCCCTGCTTCAACAGAAGTAATACATCAAAGTTCTATTATGCTTCGACGAAGCAGAAGCACCAAAAGCTACTACGAACATGAAAGAAGGAAAAACCAACTTCATCGTGCTCCTTGTTCATCTCAATTATTACTACCTATTAATCCTAAGCCTTACTTTGAGAAACACCGAAAGAGTTCAGCAGATAAACAAGTAAACAATGACACACGTAGAAAAAGTTCTGTTCATGTTAAAGATTTGTCTTCTAATTATCCAAGTGTTGCTGATTCTTCTAGAAGATATCTCCTTGATGATAAACCATTCATCGATTGGGTTTCTGAGTCCAACAAAATGGTTTCTAAGCTTGATGATAAAACCATGTCCATGGATATGAAAAGAAAGGATTCTCATGCTCTTGTTAAGTTCTCTTCTTCACCTCTCTCCTCCAAGGACcag GTTGTGGTTCTAAGGGTGTCATTGCACTGCAGAGCCTGCGAAGGAAAAGTCAGAAAACATATCTCAAAAATGGAAG GAGTGACATCATTCAGCATAGAAATGGAGACAAAGAAAGTAACCATTGTAGGAAACGTGACGCCATCAAGTGTACTGGAGAGTGTATCCAAGGTGAAGAGTGCACAGCTATGGTCTTCTCCAACATTATCATCATCTTATTTCacataa